The window GCCCCCCGACAGGAACGACAGCGGCCTGCGCTCCACCCGCTGCGCGTACCGGTGCCAGGTGCCCTGCGGCGTCTCACCGGCCTCGGCGTCGGTCTCGGCGACGGGGCGGCGCACGTGGTAGCGGTCGATGTGCCGGCCGATGAGCCCGAGCAGGGCGGGGACCAGCGTGAGCGCGCCGACGACGGCCGAGACGACGGTGACGGCGGCGGCGAGACCGAGCAGGGAGATGAAGGAGACCCCGGACGCGGACAGGCCGGCCAGCGCGATGATCACCGTGCAGCCGGAGACGAGGACGGCGTGGCCGCTGGTGCTCGCGGCCTGCCCGGCGGCCCGCACCGGGTCCATGCCGTCGATGAGGTTCTGCCGGTGCCGGGTGATCATGAACAGCGCGTAGTCGATACCGACACCGAGGCCGATCATGGTGGCGAGGGTCGGTGACACGGTCGCGAAGGTGAACGCGGCGGCCAGCAGCCCGAGGATGGCGAGGCCTCCGACGACGCTGATCAGCGCGGTGAGCAGCGGAATACCGGCGGCGATCACACTGCCGAAGCCGACCAGCAGCACGACGATGGCGACACCGAACCCGATCAGCTCGCTCACCCGGTCGTCGGCGGGAGGCCTCGCGAGTTCGCCGAGCGGCCCGCCGTACTCGACCTCCGCCCCCGCCGAACGCAGCGGCTGTACGGCGGTGTCGACACCGTTCAGATACCCGGCGCCGAGGGTCGAGGGCTGCACATTGAAACGGACCGTGATGTACGCCGACTTCTTGTCGTCCGAGAGCGGCCCGACATTCGGCTGCCCCGAGGGCGTGGCCGGGGCCGACAGCGGGTTCTGGGCCGACAGGACATGCGGGAGCTTCTCCAGGTCGGCGACCGTGGTGGACATCTGCGAGCTCAGCGCGGTCAGGTCCTGGCTGTCGTCGTGCAGCACGATCTGGCTGCTGTAGCCGCCGGCCTGCGGATCGTGCTCCTTCAGCACGTCCAGGCCCTTCTGCGCCTGGGCCTGGGGCAGGGAGAAGTTGTCGGAGTACTCACCCCCGGCCACATGGTTGACGACCTGGAGCGCCACCAGCGCCACGAGCCAGGCGCCGATGACGATCCCGAAGTGGCGTGCGCACCACTCGCCCAGCCGCCGCAGCCGACCGGCCCGCGCGGCTTTCTCGTCCCCTTCACCGGTGCGGGAGTGCGGCATCTATGTGGCTCCTGTGTCGGCTGAGACATTGGGTGCCGTCCATTAGATGCGCGGGGGATCACTCCGGCATTTCCGGCGCGCGGGCACCCTGCCACTCCGGGCGGGCGTTCCCCCGAAAGGTCGTCGCCGGGTCGGCGCGCCGGGCCCGCCCGCCGAGGTACCGGCGCGCCGCTGCCGGATCCAGCGCCCCGGACCCCAGGGCGACACCGAGGCCGACCAGCGCGCTGCCCGCCGCCTGCGCCGGGCCGTAGGAGCCCGTGCCGACCAGCGGTGCGGTCGCGGCCGCGGCGACCGGGATGAGGCCGGAGAACAGGGTGGCGCGTTCCGCGCCGATCCGCCGCATGCCCATGTACCAGCACACGAACCCGACCACGGTGACCACCACCGCCTGCCACAGCAGCGCGGCGGCCTCGGCGCCGTCCGGACGCCGCAGCCACCCGGCCCCGTCGGCCGGCACCCCGACCGCCGCCGACTCCAGCGCGGCGACCGCGCACACCGTGGCCGACAGCAGCCGGGGCCCGAGCGGCCGCAGCACGGGTACGGCGAGCACGGCGAAACCCACCTCTCCCGCCAGGGCACACGCGGAGAAGGCGAGGCCCGCGCCGTCGGTGCGCCCCCAGCCCTGGACCGCGCAGGCGCCGGCCGCCACCAGCAACGCCCCGCACAGGACCGCCCGGCTGGGCCGGCGCCCGTCCAGGAGCGGCACCAGCACGGCGACGACCACCGGCGCGCAGCCCACGAACACACCGGGCACCGCGGGTTCCGCCGTGCGCTCCGCGGCGAGGACGGCCAGGTTGAAGCCGACCATGCCGATGGCGGCGAGCAGGACGAGACGCAGCCACTGACGTGCCGTCAGCGCTCTCAGACGGGCCGTCGAGCCCTTCCCGGCCAGAGGCAGGAGCAGCAGAAAGGCCAGCCCGTAGCGCAGGAACTGGCCGCCCGCGTACGGGTACGCGCCCAGCACGCTGTTGGCCGTGAAGGACGCCCCGACGAGGACACAGGCGAACGCGGCGAGCAGGGCTCCCCGCGTGGTGGTGACGTTCATACCGGCGACGCTAGGCAGCGCGGCGGCCCGGCTCGAGGTCCACTCCCGTGCCGGAATCATGGACCAATCCGCCCCGGGCCGCCGCCCGTCGGTCAGCCGATGTGGTAGCTGTCGCCGTAGACCTTCCAGTCCAGCGGCGGGTCGAGGTCGAGGTTCCGTTTGCGCAGGAAGACCCGCTGCGCGGTGTCGACCCGGCTCGTGTCGCTGTGCGCCTCCTCCTGCTTCATCGCCCACACCCGCGCGTCCAGGAAGGCGTCGAGATATGTCACCTCGTCACCGCCCGACGCCGGAGGCTCAGCCGTGCGCAGCGCACGCCTGCGGATGTTGCGGAAGCTCAGCGGGTCGTCGCCGTCGCCGTGCATGACGATGGCGTCGTAGTACGCGAACTGGCCCAGCACCCGCAGCCCGTCCGCCTTGCCCTGCCGGACCGCCGGGCCGAAGTACACCCGGTCGCGCTCGTCGTCCTGCGCCCTCCGGAACGCGGCGTCACGGGCCGCCCGGCGCCAGTCGCCGGGGAAACCCGGGTCGAGCCCGTCGTGCGAGTCGCAACCGTCGACCCGACGCAGCGCCGGCAGATACTTCGCGAGGACGTTGCCGGGCTCGCGGTCGGTATAGAGCTCGACGAGGTCGAGCATGTCGCCGGTGCCGGAGCAGAACCCGATGATGCCGGCGGTGTAGCCACGCCCGTCGCGGATGTCCTCGATGTACTGGTACTGCGCCTTCCAGTCGAGCGAGGAGTTCTCCGCACTCGACACGAGCTGCATGGCGATCTCCTTCTTCGCCGGGTCGTCGAGCCCGATCGCCCGGGCGGAAGCCATGGCGTGCGGCGGCTTCAGGAACGGGGCGGCGGCGAGGGCGGCGCCGAACAACGCCAGGGCGGTGCGGCGCGGGGTCGGGTGTCTCACGGGGCCTCCAGGCGGAGTGGGGGGTGGGAGAGCTGGCCGTGCAGAACTGACAGGAAGGTTTCCTATCACTTTCCGCGGATGCCGGGAACCGCAAGAGGTGAAGTTCGTAGGGTCGAACAAGTTGGCTGGCCCGTCACGGAAACCAACCGGGAACCAACAGCGCGTCCCGCACGTCAACTCATTGTCCAGGGAGGCCGGATCGGCCTCGGAAGGCGGCGAGAGAGGGGAATCGCGGTGGACGACGCGACGTCGCAGCAGGGGAGCGAGACGGAGGCAGCGGCACGCCGGGCCCGCTTCGGCGCACTGCCGGAGCCGGTGCGCGTGGAAGACATGGTCGAGGAACGAGCCGTGGGCGTCCCCGACCCCGCGCGCACCGCCTACAACCAGGACGAGTGGATGGTGCGCTACTGCCTGTGACCCGACCCTACGAGCGGCTTTTGGCGCCCAGATCGCGCAGCCACCGCACGACGTCGTCGGCGTCGTGGGCGCGGGCGATGTCGAGCGGTGTCATGTCGTCGTAGCCGCACCAGTCCTGGTCGGCGCCGTGCTCGTGGAGATACCGCGCGGTGGGCAGATGCCCGCCGTGGCAGGCTCCCCAGAAGGCGCTGGTGATCTCCTCGGGCGACGGGGGATCCCCGGCCTCGACGTACCCCCTGACCCGGTCGAGCAGACCGAGCGTGGCGGCGTCCTGGAGGGTGGTGCGGGCGCCGTGCTCGATCAGCCGGTGAGCGGCGCGCCACTGGCCGAACGCGCGGGCGTCGGCGAGCGGCGTGCCCCCGGCGATCACCGCCCCGGGGGCCTCGATGTCGGCACCGGCGGCGATGAGCGCGTCCAGGACGGCCACGTCGTTGCTGCTGGCGGCCCAGTGCAGCGGAGTCTCCGCGTGCGCGCCGCCGAAGCGCGCGTCGGGATCGGCCCCGGCCGCGACCAGGGCGGCGACGACCTCGGGACCGCGGGGGAAATGGCCGGGCCAGTCAGTCGCGATGTGCAGCAGACTGCGGGTGCCCTTGCCGTCCTCGCCGTGCTCGGTGACACGCGCCGCGGCCAGACCGGGATGGTCCGCGAGCAACCGCCCGAGCCCCGGCAGATCCCCGTCCCGGATCGCCGCGGTGACCGCGACGGCCAGCGGATCCTGTGAAGTCAACGTCTGCAAACCGGCCTCCCGATCGCCGTACAGGGCCCCTCGATTCTGTACGACGACGCCCCCGCGCACCACGCTCCGTGCCCGTAGCACCCACCCGCGACGTCATGCCGACGACATGCCCGCAGGCCCCGCGAGGCGTAGCGTCCGGGTAAGAGCGGGAGGACAGCATGTCCGCGAGCAACGAGCCGCCCGGGGGCGCCGGGACGCTGGACGCCCTGGGGACGGCCCTGGCCGACACCGTGCGCGGAACCGGAGCCTCGATCGGCGGCCTGTACCTCATCGAGGAGGCCGAGCCCGTGCTGCGCCTGGTCGCGCTGTGCGGACTGCCGATCGCGTTCAGCGCCCCCTGGCAGCGACTGCCCCTGACCGCACCCGTCCCGGTCGCCGACGCGATCCACGACGACACCCTGGTCACCATCGCGAGCCAGGAGGAGATGGCCCGCCGCTACCCCCGCGCCGCCGCGGTCCTGCCCTACCCGTTCGCCCTGGCCGCCGTCCCGCTGACCGGTGTACGGCGCCGCTGGGGCGGCATCGTGCTGATGTGGCCCGCGGCGCGGCCGCGTGGCATCACGCCCCGCGTACGCGGTCACATCACCTCCAGCGCCCGCCGCATGGCCCGCCTGCTGGACGACGCCGCCGGGCCGCCCGAACTGCCCGACCAGCCGCGCGTCGTCCCCGTCGACGCCGCACACCACCCCGTGCAGACCGGCCTGGCCGCCGCCGACTACCTCGAACGCCTCCCCGAAGGCGCCCTGGCCCTCGACCTGGAGGGCCGCGTCACCTTCGCCACCGCCACCGCGGCCCACCTGCTCGGCCGCCCCGCCGACCGGCTGCTCGGCACCCGGCCCTGGCAGTCCCTGTCCTGGCTGGACGACCCCGTCTACGAGGACCACTACCGCACGGCGGTCGTCGGCCGCACTCCCGTGACGTTCACCGCGCTCCGCCCGCCCGGCCAGTGGCTCACCTTCCAGCTCTACCCGGACACCAGCGGCATCAGCGTCCGCGTCGTCCCGAGCGAAGAGGACGCCGAGACCCGGCCGCCCCCCGCGGCCGCCCGCAGCCCCGCCGCGGCACCGACGGGACGCCTCTACCAACTGGTGCACCTGGCCGCCGCGCTCACCGAGGCGGTCACCGTGCGCGACCTCGTCTCGCTGAGCGCCCACCAGATCCTGCCCGCCTTCGGCGCCCAGGGCCTCGTGCTCTCCGTCGCCGAGGCCGGACGTCTGAAGATCACCGGCTACCACGGCTACGCGGCCGACGTCATGGAACGCCTCGACGCCCTGTCGCTGGACACCGACCTCACCCCGGCCGGCCAGGTCCTCGCCAGCGGCACCCCCGCCTTCTTCGCCGGCCCGGCCGAGCTGGCCGCCAACTACCCAGGCGCCCCCCAGATCAGCGGCAAACAGGCCTGGGCCTTCCTGCCGCTGATCATCTCCGGCCGCCCGGTGGGCTGCTGCATCCTGTCCTACGACCAACCGCACACCTTCACCGCCGACGAACGCGCCGTCCTGACCTCCCTGTCCGGCCTCATCGCCCAGGCCCTCGACCGCGCCCGGCTCTACGACACCAAACACCGTCTCGTCCACGAACTGCAGCGCGCCCTGCTGCCCCGGGCCCTGCCGAACCTGTCCGGCCTCGACGTCGCCGCCCGCTATCTGCCCGCGGGCCACGGCATCGAGGTCGGCGGCGACTTCTTCGACCTTCTGCGCCTGGACGGGACGACCGCGGCCGCCGTCATCGGCGACGTGGAGGGCCACAGCATCGCCGCCGCCGCTCTCATGGGCCAGGTGCGCACCGCCATCCACGCGCACGCCACCGCGGGCGCCGCACCCGACGAGGTCCTCGTGCGCACCAACCGGCTCCTGGCCGACCTCGATTCCGAACTGCTCGTCTCCTGCCTCTACGCCCATCTCGACCTGGCCCGCCACCGGGTGGCCTTCGCCAGCGCGGGACACGTGCCGCCGCTGCTGCGTCACCTCAGCCGCCCCGCGTCGGTCCTCGACGTCGAGCCCGGACCGCTGCTGGGCATCGACACCGGCGGCCACTACCCGGTCACCACCGCGCCCCTGCTCCCCGGCACCACCCTCGCCCTGTACACCGACGGCCTGGTCGAGCTCCCCGGCACCGACGCCACCCGGACCACGTCCGACCTCGCCGGGCAGCTGGACACCGGCGACGGCCGCGACCTGGAACGGCTCATCGACCGGCTCGTCCAGCACACGACGCCCACCGGACAGCACACCGACGACATCGCGGTGCTCCTGCTGCGCGCGTACGGCCCCGACGGCCACCGGGCCTGAGGACACCGCCCGCAGTGCTCCGGTCAGCCCTGCGGCGGATCCACGCGGACGCGCCGGGCGACATCGCGCAGCTTGATGTTGTGGTTCTGCGAGATCCGCCGCAGTACGCCGAAGGCCTCGTCCTCGCTCAGCCGGTGGCGTTCCATGAGGATCCCCATGGCCTCTCCGACGGCGTGCCGGGTCTCCAGGGCGTGCTCGAGCTGGTCGACGGTACGGGCGGAGTCCAGTGCCACGGCGGCATGGGAGGCGAGCAGCCAGCCCGCGGCCTCGATGTCCTTGCCGAAGGCCCCCGGGCGGCGCGAGTAGAGGTTCAGCGCGCCGAAGTCCTCCTGCTCGGTGTAGAGCAGCACACCGGTCATGCTGCCGATCCCCAGCTCGCGGGCCGCCCGGGAGAACCGCGGCCAGGACGGCTGCGGCGTGGTCATGTCGGCGATACGGAACAGCCGCTCGCCGTCCACCCGGCGGGCGGCGTCGAAGCACGGCCCCTCGCCCAGCTCGCCCTGCAGCCGGTCGGACTCCTCGACCATGTCGCCGCACACGGCCAGCGTCACGGCCCGGCCCTTGGACACCGTCAGGATCCCCGCCGCGTCACAGCCCTCGACGAGCTTCACCGCCGAAGCGGCGATCTCGTCCAGCGTCGCCCGCACAGAGTCCTGGGCCACCAGATCCCGGGCGAGCTGCGCCATCTGCTCGGCATACCGCTGCCACTCCACGGCCACCACCGCCTCACTCCCCGGTCCCGCCCACCGTACTCCGGGCCCGACCGCCCGGCCGCGCACCGGCGGGCCCACGGGTGACACCGCGAGAGACCGTCCCCCCGGCGCCCGGGGCGGGCGTCGCGATGTCGGGGTCGCGGGCGACGGCTCCGGAGACCCGGCCTGAAGAGGCTGAGGACTCAGCCCCATGACTCACCGCCCTGACGGCCTCGCCCAGCAGCCCGGCCCGTCAGCGATACGCCGTCAGCAGGAGGGCCACGTCGTCCGGTCGTTCGGGCGCGCGGCGGGCCGTTCTCACCAGGCGGTCGGCGAGATGCTCCACCGAGTCCGCCGGGGGGCCGGCCAGGGCGCGGCGGACCTCCTCGATCCCCGTCTCGATGTCGCTGCCGGGCTGCTCCACGAGCCCGTCGGTGTACAGGGCGAGGACGCTGCCGGGGGCGAGCGTGAGCGCGGTGACGGGATAGACCGAGTCGGGCTGCACCCCCAGCATGACCCCGCCCACCAGGTCCAGCGTCTCGGCGTGCCCGTCGGGGTGGCGCAGCAGCGGCGGGGGATGGCCGGCCCGCACGGCGAGCGCGCGCCCGGTGCGCGGGTCGAGTTCGATGTAGCAGCAGGTGGCGAAGGCGTCCGACTCCAGCTCGGCCAGCAGCCGGTTGGTGTGGGTGATGACCTCCTGCGGCGGCCGCTCGCTCGCGGCGAAGGCGTGCACGGCACTGCGCAACTGGCCCATCACCGCGGCCGCGCCGACACTGTGGCCCTCCACGTCCCCGATCACCAGGGCCACGCCACGCCCCGTCGTGATCACGTCGTACCAGTCGCCGCCGATGGCCATGCCCTGGGTGCCGGGCAGATAGCGGCCGGTGGTGCGCAGCCCCTCGACGGCCGGCAGCCGGTGCGGCAGCAGCCCCTCCTGCAGGCCGCGGGCGACGGCGGACTCGGAGTCGTAGAGCCGCGCCCGCTCCATCGCCTGGGCGGCCAGCCCGCTCAGCGCGGTGAGGGCGGAGCGCTCGTCGGCGGTGAACCGGTGCGGGGCGTCCCAGCCGAGGATGCAGGAGCCGACGGAATGACCGGAGGCGATCAGCGGCAGGAACGACCAGGAGTGCATCCGGTCCAGGGCGATGCCCGGATAGGCGATCGAGAGGTCCTCGGGCGACTCGAAGAAGAGCGGCAGCCGCGTGGTCAGCGCGTGCACGCCGGGCAATTGCCTGTCGAGGGCGACCCCCTCGAACTGGGTGAGGAAGCCCTCCGGATAGCCCGACTCCCACTGC of the Streptomyces koelreuteriae genome contains:
- a CDS encoding MMPL family transporter; the protein is MPHSRTGEGDEKAARAGRLRRLGEWCARHFGIVIGAWLVALVALQVVNHVAGGEYSDNFSLPQAQAQKGLDVLKEHDPQAGGYSSQIVLHDDSQDLTALSSQMSTTVADLEKLPHVLSAQNPLSAPATPSGQPNVGPLSDDKKSAYITVRFNVQPSTLGAGYLNGVDTAVQPLRSAGAEVEYGGPLGELARPPADDRVSELIGFGVAIVVLLVGFGSVIAAGIPLLTALISVVGGLAILGLLAAAFTFATVSPTLATMIGLGVGIDYALFMITRHRQNLIDGMDPVRAAGQAASTSGHAVLVSGCTVIIALAGLSASGVSFISLLGLAAAVTVVSAVVGALTLVPALLGLIGRHIDRYHVRRPVAETDAEAGETPQGTWHRYAQRVERRPLSFLSGGVAVIAVLAIPLFSIQLGHIGDGADPTSFTDRRAFDLMTDAFGAGSNGPLTVVIDQSDVPDSQRDDLASRARTTLDSVEGAAAVTPLTPTQDGDVLVGTVYSTVSPQNAATTDLTNRLVDDTLPDVVQGTDAKGYVTGTTATQVDFRDIVASQLPVIIAVVVGLAFLIILAVFRGLLVAVKAAVLNVLSIAASYGVVVAVFQWGWGGPALGVHGKVPIESYVPMMMFAIIFGLSMDYEIFLLSRVHEAWLRTGDARASVAHALEITARVITSAALIMVSVFAAFIISDNIVVKMLGLGLAVSVLIDASVVRLLMVPAVMTLLGRHAWWTPRWLDRVMPHIDAEGESAGAGAGGRPAK
- a CDS encoding DMT family transporter — protein: MNVTTTRGALLAAFACVLVGASFTANSVLGAYPYAGGQFLRYGLAFLLLLPLAGKGSTARLRALTARQWLRLVLLAAIGMVGFNLAVLAAERTAEPAVPGVFVGCAPVVVAVLVPLLDGRRPSRAVLCGALLVAAGACAVQGWGRTDGAGLAFSACALAGEVGFAVLAVPVLRPLGPRLLSATVCAVAALESAAVGVPADGAGWLRRPDGAEAAALLWQAVVVTVVGFVCWYMGMRRIGAERATLFSGLIPVAAAATAPLVGTGSYGPAQAAGSALVGLGVALGSGALDPAAARRYLGGRARRADPATTFRGNARPEWQGARAPEMPE
- a CDS encoding chitosanase — protein: MRHPTPRRTALALFGAALAAAPFLKPPHAMASARAIGLDDPAKKEIAMQLVSSAENSSLDWKAQYQYIEDIRDGRGYTAGIIGFCSGTGDMLDLVELYTDREPGNVLAKYLPALRRVDGCDSHDGLDPGFPGDWRRAARDAAFRRAQDDERDRVYFGPAVRQGKADGLRVLGQFAYYDAIVMHGDGDDPLSFRNIRRRALRTAEPPASGGDEVTYLDAFLDARVWAMKQEEAHSDTSRVDTAQRVFLRKRNLDLDPPLDWKVYGDSYHIG
- a CDS encoding ankyrin repeat domain-containing protein, with the protein product MQTLTSQDPLAVAVTAAIRDGDLPGLGRLLADHPGLAAARVTEHGEDGKGTRSLLHIATDWPGHFPRGPEVVAALVAAGADPDARFGGAHAETPLHWAASSNDVAVLDALIAAGADIEAPGAVIAGGTPLADARAFGQWRAAHRLIEHGARTTLQDAATLGLLDRVRGYVEAGDPPSPEEITSAFWGACHGGHLPTARYLHEHGADQDWCGYDDMTPLDIARAHDADDVVRWLRDLGAKSRS
- a CDS encoding SpoIIE family protein phosphatase; protein product: MSASNEPPGGAGTLDALGTALADTVRGTGASIGGLYLIEEAEPVLRLVALCGLPIAFSAPWQRLPLTAPVPVADAIHDDTLVTIASQEEMARRYPRAAAVLPYPFALAAVPLTGVRRRWGGIVLMWPAARPRGITPRVRGHITSSARRMARLLDDAAGPPELPDQPRVVPVDAAHHPVQTGLAAADYLERLPEGALALDLEGRVTFATATAAHLLGRPADRLLGTRPWQSLSWLDDPVYEDHYRTAVVGRTPVTFTALRPPGQWLTFQLYPDTSGISVRVVPSEEDAETRPPPAAARSPAAAPTGRLYQLVHLAAALTEAVTVRDLVSLSAHQILPAFGAQGLVLSVAEAGRLKITGYHGYAADVMERLDALSLDTDLTPAGQVLASGTPAFFAGPAELAANYPGAPQISGKQAWAFLPLIISGRPVGCCILSYDQPHTFTADERAVLTSLSGLIAQALDRARLYDTKHRLVHELQRALLPRALPNLSGLDVAARYLPAGHGIEVGGDFFDLLRLDGTTAAAVIGDVEGHSIAAAALMGQVRTAIHAHATAGAAPDEVLVRTNRLLADLDSELLVSCLYAHLDLARHRVAFASAGHVPPLLRHLSRPASVLDVEPGPLLGIDTGGHYPVTTAPLLPGTTLALYTDGLVELPGTDATRTTSDLAGQLDTGDGRDLERLIDRLVQHTTPTGQHTDDIAVLLLRAYGPDGHRA
- a CDS encoding ANTAR domain-containing protein, which encodes MAQLARDLVAQDSVRATLDEIAASAVKLVEGCDAAGILTVSKGRAVTLAVCGDMVEESDRLQGELGEGPCFDAARRVDGERLFRIADMTTPQPSWPRFSRAARELGIGSMTGVLLYTEQEDFGALNLYSRRPGAFGKDIEAAGWLLASHAAVALDSARTVDQLEHALETRHAVGEAMGILMERHRLSEDEAFGVLRRISQNHNIKLRDVARRVRVDPPQG